The proteins below come from a single Melospiza georgiana isolate bMelGeo1 chromosome 4, bMelGeo1.pri, whole genome shotgun sequence genomic window:
- the STRAP gene encoding serine-threonine kinase receptor-associated protein: protein MAMRQTPLTCSGHTRPVVDLAFSGVTPYGYFLISACKDGKPMLRQGDTGDWIGTFLGHKGAVWGATLNTDATKAATAAADFTAKVWDAVSGDELITLAHKHIVKSVDFTQDSNYLLTGGQDKLLRIYDLSKPEAEPDVVSGHTSGIKKALWSSDDKQILSADDKTVRLWDRSTMTEVKSLNVAMSVSSMEYVPEGQILVITYGKTIAFHSAETLEQIKSFEAPATINSASLHPAKECLVAGGEDFKLYKYDYNTGEELESYKGHFGPIHCVRFSPDGELYASGSEDGTLRLWQTTVGKTYGLWKCVVPEEENAEAAKARTTLPGTAEEEIVAEEIASENSDTVYSSTPEVKA, encoded by the exons ATGGCCATGAGGCAGACCCCGCTCACCTGCTCCGGCCACACGCGGCCCGTGGTGGACCTGGCCTTCAGCGGCGTCACCCCCTACGGATATTTCCTCATCAGCGCCTGCAAGG ATGGCAAGCCCATGCTGCGCCAGGGGGACACAGGAGACTGGATTGGCACATTTCTGGGTCACAAAGGGGCTGTTTGGGGTGCCACCCTGAACACGGATGCCACTAAAgcagctacagcagcagcagatttcaCAGC CAAAGTGTGGGATGCTGTGTCAGGCGATGAACTGATCACACTGGCTCACAAACACATTGTCAAAAGTGTGGATTTTACACAG GATAGCAATTATCTGTTAACAGGTGGACAAGATAAGCTCTTGCGTATCTACGACTTGAGCAAGCCAGAAGCAG AACCTGATGTTGTCAGTGGACATACTTCTGGCATTAAAAAGGCCTTGTGGAGCAGTGATGACAAACAGATTCTTTCAGCTGATGATAAAACTGTCCG cCTCTGGGACCGGAGTACCATGACTGAGGTGAAGTCACTAAATGTGGCAATGTCAGTGAGCAGCATGGAGTATGTTCCAGAAGGACAGATACTGGTGATAACCTATGGGAAGACTATTGCTTTTCATAGTGCAGAAAC TCTAGAGCAGATTAAATCATTTGAAGCACCTGCTACAATCAATTCTGCATCTCTTCACCCTGCGAAAGAATGTTTGGTTGCAGGTGGTGAAGATTTTAAACTCTATAAATATGACTATAATACAGGAGAAGAATTAG AATCTTACAAAGGGCACTTTGGTCCCATTCACTGCGTGAGATTTAGCCCCGATGGAGAGTTGTATGCAAGTGGCTCTGAGGATGGAACACTAAGGCTGTGGCAGACAACAGTAGGGAAAACCTATGGCCTTTGGAAGTGTGTAGTTCCTG AAGAGGAGAatgcagaagcagcaaaagcaaGGACTACCCTTCCAGGAACTGCAGAGGAGGAAATAG TTGCAGAAGAGATTGCCTCTGAAAACTCAGATACAGTGTACAGCTCAACTCCTGAAGTGAAAGCCTGA